In one window of Bradyrhizobium diazoefficiens DNA:
- a CDS encoding methyl-accepting chemotaxis protein — protein MTSDRSGNAAAPAGRFTLATKLYAIFALFALLTAAIAMLSDYNSRRGAELTVAIETANAAALNVERVNSLVYAVVMESRGVYMSTEPKVVKKFGDGLLKFNAQILEVVKGWETIVKADDAAQFATFKKRIEQFVDFRKELVRRGVEINAAAGREWGDNDANRAVRSALNKDLEALSKVYAERARQIARETETNHTLSFVLTCLGGVALALVVIGIVIIARSIARPLAAITATIKQVADGAENVVVPHSSRADEIGALARAIEVFQDAMGRNRNLASQVSQDSAAREQRAHQIEQSVEAFREAIGAIMRGLSDNASVMRETAQTITRVTANANSRAGTAANATEQASHNVTAVAGAAEELSASVEEIGRQVRQSASAVEQTGQRTEKSISEIESLAAATQRIDGVLTLIQTIAEQTNLLALNATIEAARAGDAGRGFAVVAHEVKALAGQTAKATADISENVAMIQSSTRNAVDAVREIGGAVREINEVTSAIAGAVGQQDQATREISSNAQSAAQGNETLVANITSLRDAIGETDTAAASVLTAASSLTATADTLSREVETFFQNLRSDSRTAKAG, from the coding sequence ATGACATCCGATCGATCTGGGAATGCCGCCGCTCCGGCAGGCCGTTTCACGCTTGCAACCAAGCTGTACGCGATCTTCGCGCTGTTTGCGCTGCTCACGGCGGCGATCGCGATGCTGTCCGATTACAACAGCCGCCGCGGTGCCGAGCTGACCGTCGCGATCGAGACGGCGAATGCGGCCGCGCTGAACGTCGAGCGCGTCAATTCGCTGGTCTACGCGGTCGTGATGGAATCGCGCGGCGTCTACATGTCGACCGAGCCAAAGGTCGTGAAGAAGTTCGGCGACGGCCTGCTCAAGTTCAACGCGCAGATCCTCGAAGTCGTCAAAGGCTGGGAAACCATCGTCAAGGCCGACGACGCAGCGCAGTTCGCCACCTTCAAGAAACGCATCGAGCAGTTCGTCGACTTCCGCAAGGAGCTGGTGCGACGTGGCGTCGAGATCAATGCGGCTGCGGGCCGCGAATGGGGCGACAATGACGCCAACCGTGCCGTACGCTCGGCGTTGAACAAGGATCTCGAGGCGCTCTCCAAAGTCTATGCCGAGCGCGCCAGGCAGATCGCGCGCGAGACCGAGACCAACCACACGCTGTCCTTCGTGCTGACCTGCCTCGGCGGCGTGGCGCTGGCGCTGGTCGTGATCGGTATCGTCATCATCGCCCGCTCGATCGCGCGGCCGCTCGCCGCGATCACCGCGACCATCAAGCAGGTCGCCGACGGCGCCGAGAATGTCGTGGTGCCGCACTCCAGCCGCGCCGACGAGATCGGCGCGCTCGCCCGTGCCATCGAAGTGTTCCAGGACGCGATGGGGCGCAACCGCAACCTCGCCTCGCAGGTCTCGCAGGACTCCGCCGCGCGCGAGCAGCGCGCGCACCAGATCGAGCAATCCGTCGAGGCGTTTCGTGAAGCGATCGGCGCGATCATGCGCGGCCTCAGCGACAACGCCTCCGTCATGCGCGAGACCGCGCAGACCATCACCCGCGTCACGGCGAATGCCAACAGCCGCGCCGGCACGGCGGCCAACGCCACCGAGCAGGCCTCGCACAACGTCACCGCGGTGGCGGGCGCTGCCGAGGAGCTGTCGGCGTCGGTCGAAGAGATCGGCCGCCAGGTGCGGCAGAGCGCCAGCGCGGTCGAGCAGACCGGCCAGCGCACCGAGAAATCGATTTCCGAGATCGAAAGCCTTGCTGCCGCCACGCAGCGCATCGACGGCGTGCTGACGCTGATTCAGACGATCGCCGAGCAGACCAACCTGCTCGCGCTCAACGCCACCATCGAGGCTGCGCGTGCCGGTGACGCCGGCCGCGGCTTTGCCGTCGTCGCCCACGAGGTCAAGGCGCTGGCGGGACAGACTGCGAAGGCGACCGCCGACATCAGCGAGAACGTCGCGATGATCCAGTCCTCCACCCGCAACGCGGTCGATGCCGTGCGCGAGATCGGCGGTGCGGTGCGCGAGATCAACGAGGTCACCTCCGCGATCGCCGGCGCCGTCGGCCAGCAGGACCAGGCCACGCGCGAGATCTCGTCCAACGCGCAATCGGCAGCCCAAGGCAACGAAACGCTGGTCGCCAACATCACCTCGCTTCGCGACGCCATCGGCGAGACCGACACGGCGGCGGCGTCCGTGCTGACGGCCGCGAGCAGCCTGACCGCGACGGCCGATACGCTGTCGCGCGAGGTGGAGACGTTCTTCCAGAACCTGCGCTCGGACAGCCGCACCGCCAAGGCCGGATGA
- a CDS encoding RND family transporter yields MLEKHRENEVHVDKVEQGPATSIAFGLERLGLIAVRAPIVSCIVLLVLIVGAVFGIHRIKIDDSLSQLFRSNSKEFHQYEEVTKKFPAEEFDVLVVVEGKNLLARNNLEKLRDFVTDLQLVEGTRGLVSLFSARQAPAPGKLPAALFPSELPEGAAYDQFIETVKNNEIIRGKLLSEDGTLALIVLSLDPEVVASNKLTKTVGDIRALMKEDLGDTGLSVQLSGVPVMQLEIRNAVERDGLTYNILGILAGCVIAIVFFRKISFMVVAAFPPMIAILLALGALGWANFNLNMFLNVMTPLIMVISFSDSMQLTFAARDRLIAGQDKFTAFKNAVLVVGPACVLTHGTAGISFIALQFSNSDLIRKFGEAGLAATIIALVTVLSLVPVFGVLFVRNEKVFAVKFQSADAGVQALRNFCYWIAVRMVGRPGLFSLIALLFVASLGVVYANLQPRYRLADQVPDKRQAVAASNRLDAKLTGANPVNVLIQFPKGESLYTPETLQTIADVHATVEKAAGVGNVWSLETLRRWLAEKAGSDDVATLKEYVSVIPEHLVRRFIDAEQDAVVVAGRVPDKDSSQLLPIVDKLDSELNAVRKKHPGYEIAVTGLAAIAARNSAGMIEKLNRGLTVEFALVAIFIGLAFRSWVVMFACVLPGIFPVVMSGTVLWAMGEGLQFASVVALTVSFGLGLSATIHFLNRLRLESKPGIGSALAVERATVLVGPALILTTVVLACGLVVTVFSDLPSLRLFGWLSAFSMVAALVADLFILRPTAMWLINLHAKLQGPDKPAI; encoded by the coding sequence ATGCTCGAAAAGCACCGCGAGAATGAGGTTCATGTCGACAAGGTCGAGCAGGGGCCTGCGACCTCCATTGCCTTCGGGCTGGAGCGCCTCGGGCTGATCGCGGTCCGGGCACCGATCGTCTCCTGCATCGTCCTGTTGGTGCTGATCGTCGGCGCCGTGTTCGGCATCCATCGGATCAAGATCGACGATTCGCTGTCGCAGCTGTTCCGCTCCAACTCCAAGGAATTCCACCAATACGAGGAAGTGACCAAGAAGTTCCCGGCGGAGGAATTCGACGTCCTCGTCGTGGTCGAGGGCAAGAACCTGCTGGCGCGAAACAACCTCGAGAAGCTGCGCGACTTCGTCACCGACCTGCAACTGGTCGAGGGCACGCGTGGGCTGGTCTCGCTGTTCTCGGCACGCCAGGCGCCGGCGCCCGGCAAGCTGCCGGCCGCGCTGTTCCCCTCCGAACTGCCGGAGGGCGCGGCCTATGACCAGTTCATCGAGACCGTCAAGAACAACGAGATCATCCGCGGCAAACTGTTGTCGGAGGACGGCACGCTCGCGCTGATCGTGCTGTCGCTCGATCCGGAGGTGGTCGCCTCCAACAAGCTCACCAAGACCGTTGGCGACATCCGCGCGCTGATGAAGGAGGATCTCGGCGATACCGGACTGAGCGTGCAGCTCTCAGGGGTGCCGGTGATGCAGCTCGAGATCCGCAACGCGGTCGAGCGTGATGGGCTCACCTACAACATCCTCGGCATTCTCGCCGGCTGCGTCATCGCCATCGTCTTCTTCCGCAAGATCTCGTTCATGGTGGTGGCGGCGTTCCCGCCGATGATTGCGATCCTGCTGGCACTCGGCGCACTCGGCTGGGCCAACTTCAATCTCAACATGTTCCTGAACGTGATGACGCCCCTCATTATGGTCATCAGCTTCTCGGACTCGATGCAGCTGACCTTCGCCGCACGCGATAGGCTGATCGCAGGCCAGGACAAGTTCACTGCGTTCAAGAACGCGGTGCTGGTGGTCGGCCCGGCCTGCGTGCTGACGCATGGCACTGCCGGTATTTCCTTCATCGCGCTGCAGTTCTCCAATTCCGACCTGATCCGCAAATTCGGCGAGGCGGGACTGGCTGCGACCATCATCGCGCTGGTCACCGTGCTGTCGCTGGTGCCGGTGTTCGGCGTGCTGTTCGTGCGCAACGAAAAGGTTTTTGCGGTCAAGTTCCAGAGCGCGGACGCCGGCGTGCAGGCGCTGCGCAATTTCTGCTACTGGATCGCGGTGCGCATGGTCGGCCGGCCCGGCCTGTTCAGCCTGATCGCGCTGCTGTTCGTCGCCAGCCTCGGCGTCGTCTACGCCAATCTTCAGCCGCGCTACCGGCTTGCGGATCAAGTGCCGGACAAGCGTCAGGCGGTTGCCGCCAGCAACCGGCTCGATGCCAAGCTGACCGGCGCCAATCCGGTCAACGTGCTGATCCAGTTCCCCAAGGGTGAATCGCTTTATACGCCGGAGACCCTGCAAACCATCGCGGACGTGCACGCGACCGTGGAGAAGGCGGCCGGCGTCGGCAACGTCTGGTCGCTGGAGACGCTGCGCCGCTGGCTGGCGGAAAAGGCCGGCAGCGACGATGTCGCTACTCTCAAGGAATATGTGAGCGTCATCCCCGAGCATCTGGTGCGGCGCTTCATCGACGCCGAGCAGGATGCGGTGGTCGTGGCCGGCCGCGTGCCGGACAAGGACTCCAGCCAGCTTCTGCCGATCGTCGACAAGCTCGACTCCGAGCTCAATGCGGTCCGCAAGAAGCATCCCGGCTACGAGATCGCGGTCACCGGTCTCGCCGCCATCGCCGCGCGCAACTCGGCCGGCATGATCGAGAAGCTGAACCGCGGCCTCACCGTCGAATTCGCGCTGGTCGCAATCTTCATTGGTTTGGCGTTCCGCTCCTGGGTGGTGATGTTTGCCTGCGTCCTGCCGGGCATCTTCCCGGTGGTGATGTCGGGAACGGTGCTGTGGGCGATGGGCGAGGGGCTGCAATTCGCCAGCGTCGTTGCGCTCACCGTCTCGTTCGGTCTGGGCCTGAGCGCCACCATCCACTTCCTCAACCGCCTGCGGTTGGAGAGCAAACCGGGCATCGGTTCGGCGCTCGCGGTCGAGCGTGCGACCGTGCTGGTCGGCCCGGCGCTGATCCTGACCACGGTGGTGCTGGCCTGCGGCCTCGTCGTCACCGTGTTCTCGGACCTGCCGTCGCTGCGGCTGTTCGGCTGGCTCAGCGCCTTCTCGATGGTGGCGGCGCTGGTCGCCGATCTCTTCATCCTGCGGCCGACGGCGATGTGGCTGATCAACCTACATGCCAAGCTGCAGGGCCCGGACAAGCCGGCGATCTGA
- a CDS encoding low molecular weight phosphatase family protein, translated as MLFLCTGNYYRSRYAEEIFNHRVGREGLGWRAFSRALAERLSPENVGPISPYTLEALQARGIAPEGAARNPVLCTVDDFAEAELVVALKDAEHRPMIAHRFAGVAHRVEYWDVDDIEYLDPSTALGKIDDLVGLLVRNLRVGERSRE; from the coding sequence GTGCTGTTTCTCTGCACCGGCAATTACTATCGAAGTCGCTATGCCGAGGAGATTTTCAATCATCGGGTCGGGCGCGAAGGGCTGGGTTGGCGTGCCTTCTCGCGCGCCCTGGCCGAAAGACTCTCGCCTGAAAACGTGGGGCCGATCTCGCCCTATACCTTGGAGGCCCTGCAAGCGAGAGGCATCGCACCGGAGGGAGCTGCGCGAAATCCGGTGCTCTGTACCGTCGACGACTTTGCGGAGGCGGAGCTTGTGGTCGCGCTGAAGGACGCCGAGCACCGCCCCATGATCGCGCATCGCTTTGCCGGCGTCGCCCATCGCGTCGAATACTGGGACGTGGACGATATCGAGTACCTCGATCCATCAACGGCGCTGGGCAAGATCGACGACCTCGTTGGGCTGTTGGTCAGGAACCTGCGCGTTGGCGAGCGATCGCGC
- the hpnD gene encoding presqualene diphosphate synthase HpnD: MTLEAAVPSANYGSSASNSSFYAAMRILPRDQREAMFQIYSFCRQVDDIADSDGPRDERLAALQEWRNDIEALYRGHPPARLVDYVGSVKTFGLKREDFLAIVDGMEMDVPQDIRAPDMATLDLYCDRVASAVGRLSVRVFGLPEEDGIQLAHHLGRALQLTNILRDIDEDAGLGRLYLPREALLHAGITSDDPNRVINERALAKVCLPLTQRAKAHFEQSDEIMNRNRRRIVRAPRIMSRYYHSILDLLIARGFNAPREPVRVSKVTRILILLRYALI; this comes from the coding sequence ATGACGCTTGAGGCGGCCGTGCCCAGCGCCAATTATGGCTCGTCCGCATCGAACAGCTCCTTCTACGCTGCGATGCGCATCCTGCCGCGCGACCAGCGTGAGGCGATGTTCCAGATCTACAGCTTCTGCCGTCAGGTCGACGACATCGCCGATTCCGACGGCCCGCGCGACGAGCGGCTCGCCGCGCTGCAGGAGTGGCGCAACGACATCGAGGCGCTCTACCGGGGCCATCCGCCGGCGCGGCTCGTCGACTATGTCGGCTCCGTGAAGACGTTCGGGCTGAAGCGGGAGGATTTTCTCGCCATTGTCGACGGCATGGAAATGGACGTGCCGCAGGACATTCGCGCGCCCGACATGGCGACGCTCGATCTCTATTGCGATCGCGTGGCCAGCGCCGTGGGGAGGTTGTCGGTGCGGGTGTTTGGCCTGCCGGAAGAAGACGGCATTCAGCTCGCGCATCATCTCGGCCGCGCGCTGCAGCTCACCAACATCCTGCGCGACATCGACGAGGACGCCGGCCTCGGACGGCTTTATCTGCCGCGCGAAGCGCTGCTGCATGCCGGCATCACCTCAGACGATCCGAACCGCGTGATCAACGAGCGCGCGCTGGCAAAGGTCTGCTTGCCGCTGACGCAGCGCGCGAAAGCCCATTTCGAGCAGTCGGACGAGATCATGAACCGGAACCGCCGCCGCATCGTGCGCGCGCCGCGGATCATGTCGAGATACTATCACTCCATTCTGGACCTCCTGATCGCGCGCGGCTTCAACGCGCCGCGCGAGCCGGTGCGTGTGTCGAAGGTCACACGCATCCTGATCCTGCTCCGCTACGCTCTCATCTGA
- the hpnC gene encoding squalene synthase HpnC, which translates to MTSASELRSGKGDRDENFPVASWIIHPRHRALILAYYDFVRTADDIADHATLPPDQKLAYLDLFEAELLGKGDTQAEAVALRRALAERGMAPRHALDVLIAFRMDVTKLRYENWDEVIHYCRYSAMPVGRFMLDVHGESTSTWAASDALCAALQINNHLQDCGKDFRELNRVYLPRDALAASGASVEQLGLAQSPPAMLSCLQALAVRNEALLNQGRSLSAEIRDFRLGVDVSVIQAYADRIVRLLKVHDPLRERVHLNKFELLTFSLAGMIGEVGRRAIGRKAISNPGTAHDA; encoded by the coding sequence ATGACCTCTGCGAGCGAATTGCGATCCGGCAAGGGTGACCGCGACGAGAATTTCCCCGTCGCGTCCTGGATCATTCATCCGCGTCATCGTGCGCTGATCCTGGCGTATTACGATTTCGTCCGCACCGCCGACGACATCGCCGACCATGCGACGCTGCCACCCGACCAGAAACTCGCTTATCTCGATCTGTTCGAGGCGGAACTGCTCGGCAAGGGGGACACCCAGGCCGAAGCCGTCGCGCTGCGGCGCGCGCTCGCCGAACGCGGCATGGCGCCGCGCCACGCGCTCGACGTGCTCATCGCGTTCCGCATGGACGTCACCAAGCTGCGCTACGAGAATTGGGACGAGGTGATCCACTATTGCCGCTATTCGGCGATGCCGGTCGGCCGCTTCATGCTCGACGTTCATGGCGAGAGCACCTCGACCTGGGCCGCCTCGGACGCGCTCTGCGCGGCCCTCCAGATCAACAACCATCTCCAGGATTGCGGCAAGGATTTTCGCGAACTCAATCGCGTCTATCTGCCGCGCGATGCCCTGGCCGCAAGCGGCGCCTCGGTCGAGCAGCTTGGGCTTGCGCAGTCGCCGCCGGCGATGCTGTCCTGTCTTCAGGCGCTCGCGGTCCGCAACGAAGCACTTCTCAACCAGGGCAGATCGCTGAGCGCAGAAATCAGGGATTTCCGCCTCGGCGTCGACGTCTCGGTGATCCAGGCCTACGCCGACCGCATCGTGCGCCTCCTGAAGGTCCACGATCCCCTGCGCGAGCGCGTGCACCTGAACAAGTTCGAACTGCTCACCTTCAGCCTCGCCGGGATGATCGGCGAAGTCGGCCGCCGTGCGATCGGCCGCAAGGCCATCTCGAATCCGGGGACTGCCCATGACGCTTGA
- a CDS encoding B12-binding domain-containing radical SAM protein, translating into MRAESNGTIRHILCVFPRYTSSFGTFEHAYPLTDGVRAFMPPQGLLLLAAYLPKEWQVKFVDENLRRASSEEFEWAEAVFVSGMHIQRQQMNDICRRAHEFDLPVALGGPSVSACPDYYPSFDYLHVGELGDATNQLFEILARDTTRPEAQVVLTTKDRVPMTEFPIPAYELADVKKYFLGSIQYSSGCPYQCEFCDIPGLYGRNPRIKSPEQIIAELDRLRECGMTDTVYFVDDNFIGNRKAAMDLLPHLIEWQKKTGYVVRLACEATLNIAKRPEILEKMRDAYFVTIFCGIETPDPDALKAMHKDHNMMVPILEGVRTINSYGMEVVSGIIMGLDTDKPNTADALLAFVEESQIPLLTINLLQALPKTPLWDRLEREGRLLDDDGRDSNVSFLLPYDEVVASWKHAMSVAYEPEKVYARFQYQCDHVYPHRLKMPVPDEMKTWPNIRRGLVMLRNIFWKVGVFGDYRRVFWKFALGRIKRGDLEGLIGCTMIAHHLITFARAASTGQQNASNYSIRLREASVPAE; encoded by the coding sequence ATGCGCGCTGAAAGCAACGGAACGATCCGGCATATCCTCTGCGTCTTCCCGCGTTACACCTCATCTTTCGGCACCTTCGAGCACGCCTATCCGCTGACCGACGGTGTCCGCGCCTTCATGCCGCCGCAGGGCCTCCTGCTGCTTGCGGCCTATCTGCCGAAGGAATGGCAGGTCAAATTCGTCGACGAGAACCTACGTCGTGCGAGCAGCGAAGAGTTCGAATGGGCCGAGGCCGTGTTCGTCAGCGGCATGCACATCCAGCGCCAGCAGATGAACGACATCTGCCGCCGCGCCCATGAATTCGATCTGCCGGTCGCGCTCGGCGGTCCCTCCGTCAGTGCCTGCCCGGACTATTACCCATCCTTCGACTACCTCCATGTCGGCGAGCTCGGCGACGCCACCAATCAGCTGTTCGAGATTTTGGCGCGCGACACCACGCGCCCCGAGGCGCAGGTGGTGCTCACCACCAAGGACCGCGTGCCGATGACGGAGTTTCCGATCCCGGCCTACGAACTCGCCGATGTGAAGAAATACTTCCTCGGCAGCATCCAGTATTCCAGTGGCTGTCCCTATCAGTGCGAGTTCTGCGACATCCCCGGCCTCTACGGTCGCAACCCGCGCATCAAATCGCCGGAGCAGATCATCGCGGAGCTCGACCGCCTGCGCGAATGCGGCATGACCGACACGGTCTATTTCGTCGACGACAATTTCATCGGCAACCGCAAGGCGGCGATGGACCTGCTGCCGCATCTGATCGAGTGGCAGAAGAAGACCGGCTATGTCGTTCGGCTCGCCTGCGAAGCGACGCTGAACATCGCCAAGCGCCCAGAGATCCTGGAGAAGATGCGCGACGCCTATTTCGTCACCATCTTCTGCGGCATCGAGACGCCCGATCCCGACGCGCTGAAGGCGATGCACAAGGACCACAACATGATGGTCCCGATCCTGGAGGGCGTGCGCACCATCAATTCCTACGGCATGGAGGTGGTGTCCGGCATCATCATGGGGCTCGACACCGACAAGCCGAACACGGCGGACGCGCTGCTTGCCTTTGTCGAGGAGTCGCAGATTCCACTGCTCACCATCAATTTGCTTCAGGCGCTGCCGAAGACGCCGCTGTGGGACCGGCTGGAGCGGGAGGGCAGGCTGCTCGACGACGACGGCCGCGATTCCAACGTCAGTTTCCTATTGCCCTACGACGAGGTCGTAGCCTCCTGGAAGCACGCCATGAGCGTCGCCTATGAGCCCGAGAAGGTCTACGCGCGCTTCCAGTATCAATGCGATCACGTTTATCCCCACCGTCTCAAGATGCCGGTGCCGGACGAGATGAAGACCTGGCCCAACATCCGGCGCGGCCTCGTCATGCTGCGCAACATCTTCTGGAAGGTCGGCGTGTTCGGCGACTACAGGCGCGTGTTCTGGAAGTTCGCGCTGGGACGCATCAAGCGCGGCGATCTCGAGGGGCTGATCGGCTGCACCATGATCGCGCATCACCTCATCACCTTCGCGCGTGCGGCCTCGACCGGCCAGCAGAACGCATCGAACTACTCGATCCGTCTACGCGAGGCCTCGGTGCCCGCCGAATGA
- the eutC gene encoding ethanolamine ammonia-lyase subunit EutC produces MSDPAVPRRPMIDLRSLTPARVALGRSGASLPTKPLLDFTLAHARARDAVHAAFDAPRLAAGVRALGLGATEVSSRAADRSDYLRRPDLGRQLDAVSAAALADDATAPCQLAIVIGDGLSAAAVHVHAVALLKSLLPLLGEDEAVAIGRVVVAASARVALGDEIGAILGARMVVMLIGERPGLSAPDSLGAYLTFAPKPGLTDAERNCVSNIHKAGLSYDEAALKIAWLVREGLAREATGVALKDESADRAPRRIGTALPE; encoded by the coding sequence ATGTCTGATCCGGCCGTCCCACGCCGCCCAATGATCGACCTGCGGTCGCTTACGCCTGCGCGCGTCGCGCTCGGGCGCAGCGGCGCGAGCCTGCCGACAAAACCGCTGCTCGATTTCACGCTGGCCCACGCCCGCGCCCGCGATGCCGTGCATGCCGCCTTCGACGCGCCGCGTCTGGCTGCCGGGGTGAGGGCGCTCGGCCTTGGCGCCACCGAGGTCAGCAGCCGGGCCGCCGATCGCAGCGACTATCTGCGCCGGCCGGATCTGGGGCGGCAGCTCGATGCCGTCTCGGCCGCGGCTTTGGCGGACGACGCGACCGCGCCGTGCCAGCTCGCGATCGTTATCGGCGACGGATTGTCGGCCGCCGCGGTCCATGTGCATGCGGTCGCGCTGCTGAAGAGCCTGCTGCCGCTGCTTGGCGAGGACGAAGCTGTCGCGATCGGCCGTGTCGTCGTCGCCGCAAGCGCGCGGGTCGCGCTCGGTGACGAGATCGGAGCCATTCTCGGCGCTCGCATGGTCGTGATGCTGATCGGGGAGCGGCCCGGCCTGTCCGCGCCCGACAGCCTCGGTGCCTATCTGACCTTCGCCCCGAAGCCCGGCCTGACCGATGCCGAACGCAACTGCGTGTCGAATATCCACAAGGCTGGGTTGAGCTATGACGAGGCGGCGCTCAAGATCGCCTGGCTGGTCCGCGAGGGGCTGGCGCGAGAGGCCACCGGCGTGGCGCTCAAAGACGAGAGCGCCGACCGCGCGCCGCGTCGAATTGGCACGGCGTTGCCGGAATGA
- a CDS encoding ethanolamine ammonia-lyase subunit EutB, producing the protein MVYRHAIDATTYTFADLRDLLAKATPPRSGDRLAGIAADSAEQMIAARMALADVPLGQFLQEAVIPYEADEITRLVIDSHDAKAFAQVSSLTVGSFRDWLLSDAATPESLRMLAPGITPEMAAAVSKLMRNQDLILAARKCEVTTAFRNTIGLKGRMSTRLQPNHPFDDARGITASILDGLLLGAGDACIGINPASDDPAGIAQLLRLLDEIIARLKIPTQGCVLTHVTTTLSLIGQGVPVDLVFQSVAGTEAANRSFGIDLALLKEGYEAGLSQKRGTVGENVMYFETGQGSALSANAHHGVDQQTCEARAYAVARAFAPLLVNSVVGFIGPEYLYDGKEIIRAGLEDHFCGKLLGLPLGIDICYTNHAEADQDDMDNLLTLLAAAGVTFIMGVPGADDVMLNYQSTSFHDALYVRDVFGAARAPEFDDWLAQTGIAGPDFRLAGDAGLLPDFASRLIG; encoded by the coding sequence TTGGTCTACCGCCACGCCATCGACGCAACGACCTACACATTCGCCGACCTGCGCGATCTCCTCGCCAAGGCGACGCCGCCGCGCTCCGGCGACCGGCTGGCCGGCATCGCAGCAGACAGCGCCGAGCAGATGATCGCCGCGCGGATGGCGCTCGCCGACGTCCCGCTCGGGCAGTTCCTGCAGGAAGCCGTGATTCCCTACGAGGCCGACGAGATCACCCGCCTGGTCATCGACAGCCACGACGCCAAGGCGTTTGCGCAGGTCTCCTCACTCACGGTCGGGTCTTTCCGCGATTGGCTGCTGTCGGACGCCGCAACGCCGGAGAGCTTGCGCATGCTCGCGCCCGGCATCACGCCGGAAATGGCGGCCGCAGTCTCGAAGCTGATGCGCAACCAGGACCTGATCCTGGCGGCACGGAAATGCGAGGTGACGACCGCCTTCCGCAACACCATCGGCCTGAAGGGCCGGATGAGCACGCGGCTGCAGCCCAACCATCCCTTCGACGATGCCAGGGGCATCACCGCTTCGATCCTCGATGGCCTCCTGCTAGGGGCGGGCGACGCCTGTATCGGCATCAATCCGGCGAGCGACGATCCGGCGGGAATCGCGCAATTGCTGCGGCTATTGGACGAGATCATCGCGCGGCTGAAGATCCCGACGCAGGGATGCGTGTTGACCCATGTCACGACGACGCTGTCGCTGATCGGGCAGGGCGTGCCGGTCGACCTCGTCTTCCAGTCCGTCGCCGGCACCGAGGCCGCCAACCGCAGCTTCGGCATCGACCTCGCTTTGCTGAAGGAGGGCTACGAGGCCGGGCTGTCGCAGAAGCGCGGCACGGTTGGCGAGAACGTGATGTATTTCGAGACCGGCCAGGGTTCGGCGCTGTCGGCCAACGCCCATCACGGCGTCGACCAGCAGACCTGCGAGGCGCGCGCCTATGCGGTGGCCCGGGCCTTTGCGCCATTGCTGGTCAACAGCGTGGTCGGGTTCATCGGCCCCGAATATCTCTACGACGGCAAGGAGATCATCCGGGCGGGCCTCGAGGACCATTTCTGCGGCAAGCTGCTCGGCCTGCCGCTCGGGATCGACATCTGCTACACGAACCATGCCGAGGCGGACCAGGACGACATGGACAATCTGCTGACGCTGCTCGCTGCCGCCGGCGTCACCTTCATCATGGGGGTGCCGGGCGCCGACGACGTCATGCTCAATTACCAATCCACCTCCTTCCACGACGCGCTCTATGTCCGTGACGTCTTCGGCGCGGCCCGTGCGCCCGAGTTCGACGACTGGCTGGCGCAGACGGGCATTGCCGGCCCCGACTTCCGGCTTGCCGGCGATGCCGGCCTGTTGCCCGATTTTGCCTCCCGGCTGATCGGGTGA